Proteins from a single region of Symphalangus syndactylus isolate Jambi chromosome 12, NHGRI_mSymSyn1-v2.1_pri, whole genome shotgun sequence:
- the MAP7D1 gene encoding MAP7 domain-containing protein 1 isoform X4, whose product MESGPRAELGAGAPPAVVARTPPEPRPSPEGDPSPPPPPMSALVPDTPPDTPPAMKNATSSKQLPLEPESPSGQVGPRPAPPQEESPSSEAKSRGPTPPATGPRDARPPRRSSQPSPTAVPASDSPPTKQEVKKAGERHKLAKERREERAKYLAAKKAVWLEKEEKAKALREKQLQERRRRLEEQRLKAEQRRAALEERQRQKLEKNKERYEAAIQRSVKKTWAEIRQQRWSWAGALHHSSPGRKTSGSRCSVSAVNLPKHVDSIINKRLSKSSATLWNSPSRNRSLQLSAWESSIVDRLMTPTLSFLARSRSAVTLPRNGRDQAVPVCPRSASASPLTPCSAPRSVHRCAPAGERGERRKPSAGGSPAPVRRRPEASPVQKKEKKDKERENEKEKSALARERSLKKRQSLPASPRARLSASTASELSPKSKARLSSPSTSWHRPASPCPSPGPGHTLPPKPPSPRGTTASPKGRVRRKEEAKERPSAAGPEDKGQSKRRASDEKESAPPASPAPSPAPSPTPAPPQKEQPPAETPTDAALLTSLPAPAPPVTPSKPMAGTTDREEATRLLAEKRRQAREQREREEQARRLQAERDKRMREEQLAREAEARAEREAEARRREEQEAREKAQAEQEEQERLQKQKEEAEARSREEAERQRLEREKHFQQQEQERQERRKRLEEIMKRTRKSEVSETKKQDSKEANANGSSPEPVKAVEARPPGLQKEAVQKEEPTPQEPQWSLPSKELPGSLVNGLQPLPAHQENGFSTKGPSGDKSLSRTPEALLPFAEAEAFLKKAVVQSPQITEVL is encoded by the exons CTGTGGTCGCCAGGACCCCCCCAGAGCCAAGACCTTCTCCAGAAGGTGACCcttcccccccaccaccaccgaTGTCAGCCCTGGTCCCCGACACTCCCCCGGACACCCCTCCTGCCATGAAGAATGCCACTAGCTCTAAGCAGCTCCCACTGGAACCAGAGAGCCCCTCAGGGCAGGTCGGGCCTAGGCCAGCCCCCCCGCAGGAAGAGTCCCCTTCCTCTGAAGCAAAGAGCAGAGGACCCACCCCACCAGCCACGGGCCCACGGGATGCCAGACCTCCTCGAAGGAGCAGCCAGCCATCTCCAACAGCAGTGCCAGCCTCTGACAGCCCTCCCACCAAGCAAG AGGTGAAGAAGGCAGGAGAGAGACACAAGCTGGCAAAGGAGCGGCGAGAAGAGCGGGCCAAGTACCTGG CGGCCAAGAAGGCAGtgtggctggagaaggaggagaaggccaAGGCGCTGCGGGAGAAGCAGCTCCAGGAGCGCCGGCGCCGGCTGGAGGAGCAACGTCTTAAAGCTGAGCAACGCCGTGCAGCCCTGGAGGAACGGCAGCGGCAGAAGCTCGAGAAAAACAAG GAGCGCTATGAAGCAGCCATCCAACGGTCAGTGAAGAAGACATGGGCCGAAATCCGGCAGCAGCGCTGGTCCTGGGCAGGGGCCCTACACCACAGCTCTCCAGGACGTAAGACCA GTGGGAGCAGGTGCTCCGTGTCGGCAGTTAACCTGCCCAAACACGTGGACTCTATAATCAACAAGCGGCTCTCAAAGTCCTCTGCCACGCTCTGGAACTCCCCCAGTAGAA ATCGCAGCCTGCAGCTGAGCGCATGGGAGAGCAGCATCGTGGATCGTCTGATGACGCCCACCCTCTCCTTCCTTGCTCGGAGTCGCAGCGCGGTCACACTGCCCCGCAACGGCCGGGACCAGG CCGTGCCGGTGTGCCCGCGCTCGGCCTCCGCCAGCCCCCTGACGCCGTGCAGCGCCCCCCGAAGCGTGCACCGCTGCGCCCCCGCCGGTGAGCGCGGGGAGCGCCGCAAGCCCAGCGCCGGGGGCAGCCCCGCTCCGGTGCGCCGCCGGCCAGAGGCCTCGCCG GtgcagaaaaaggagaagaaggacaAAGAGCGGGAAAACGAGAAGGAGAAGAGTGCCCTAGCCCGGGAGCGCAGCCTCAAGAAGCGCCAGTCGCTGCCCGCCTCCCCGCGCGCCCGTCTCTCCGCCAGCACCGCCTCTGAGCTCAG ccCCAAATCCAAGGCCCGGCTATCCTCTCCCTCCACATCCTGGCACAGGCCtgcctccccctgccccagcccagggCCAGGCCACACTCTGCCTCCAAAGCCACCTTCCCCCCGAGGCACCACTGCATCCCCCAAGGGGCGGGTTCggaggaaggaggaggcaaaGGAGCGCCCCAGCGCCGCAGGGCCCGAGGACAAGGGTCAGAGCAAGCGCAGGGCCAGTGACGAGAAGGAGTCAGCACCCCCAGCCTCACCGGCACCTTCACCGGCGCCCTCGCCCACCCCAGCCCCGCCCCAGAAGGAGCAGCCCCCCGCGGAGACCCCTACAG ACGCTGCTCTCTTGACCTCACTCCCAGCCCCTGCTCCCCCGGTGACCCCTAGCAAACCAATGGCCGGCACCACAGACCGAGAAGAAGCCACTCGGCTCTTGGCTGAGAAGCGGCGCCAGGCCCGGGAGCAGCGGGAGCGCGAGGAGCAGGCGCGGAGGCTGCAGGCAGAAAGGGACAA GCGGATGCGAGAGGAGCAGCTGGCACGGGAGGCCGAGGCCCGGGCGGAGCGGGAGGCGGAGGCCCGGAGGCGGGAGGAGCAGGAGGCACGAGAGAAGGCGCAGGCCgagcaggaggagcaggagcGGCTGCAGAAGCAG AAAGAGGAGGCCGAAGCTCGGTCGCGGGAAGAGGCGGAGCGGCAGCGTCTGGAGCGGGAAAAGCACTTCcagcagcaggagcaggagcGGCAAGAGCGCAGAAAG CGTCTGGAGGAGATCATGAAGCGGACTCGGAAGTCGGAAGTTTCTGAAACTAAG AAGCAGGACAGCAAGGAGGCCAACGCCAACGGTTCCAGCCCAG AGCCTGTGAAAGCTGTGGAGGCTCGGCCCCCAGGGCTGCAGAAGGAGGCTGTGCAGAAAGAGGAGCCCACCCCACAGGAGCCTCAGTGGAG TCTCCCAAGCAAGGAGTTGCCAGGGTCCCTGGTGAATGGCCTGCAGCCTCTCCCAGCACACCAGGAGAATGGCTTCTCCACCAAGGGACCTTCTGGGGACAAGAGTCTGAGCCGAACACCAGAGGCACTCCTGCCCTTTGCAGAGGCAGAAGCCTTCCTCAAGAAAGCTGTGGTGCAGTCCCCGCAGATCACAG AGGTCCTTTAA
- the MAP7D1 gene encoding MAP7 domain-containing protein 1 isoform X2 — MESGPRAELGAGAPPAVVARTPPEPRPSPEGDPSPPPPPMSALVPDTPPDTPPAMKNATSSKQLPLEPESPSGQVGPRPAPPQEESPSSEAKSRGPTPPATGPRDARPPRRSSQPSPTAVPASDSPPTKQEVKKAGERHKLAKERREERAKYLAAKKAVWLEKEEKAKALREKQLQERRRRLEEQRLKAEQRRAALEERQRQKLEKNKERYEAAIQRSVKKTWAEIRQQRWSWAGALHHSSPGRKTSGSRCSVSAVNLPKHVDSIINKRLSKSSATLWNSPSRNRSLQLSAWESSIVDRLMTPTLSFLARSRSAVTLPRNGRDQGRGRDPGRGPTWGRAGASLARGPQPDRTHPSAAVPVCPRSASASPLTPCSAPRSVHRCAPAGERGERRKPSAGGSPAPVRRRPEASPVQKKEKKDKERENEKEKSALARERSLKKRQSLPASPRARLSASTASELSPKSKARLSSPSTSWHRPASPCPSPGPGHTLPPKPPSPRGTTASPKGRVRRKEEAKERPSAAGPEDKGQSKRRASDEKESAPPASPAPSPAPSPTPAPPQKEQPPAETPTDAALLTSLPAPAPPVTPSKPMAGTTDREEATRLLAEKRRQAREQREREEQARRLQAERDKRMREEQLAREAEARAEREAEARRREEQEAREKAQAEQEEQERLQKQKEEAEARSREEAERQRLEREKHFQQQEQERQERRKRLEEIMKRTRKSEVSETKKQDSKEANANGSSPEPVKAVEARPPGLQKEAVQKEEPTPQEPQWSLPSKELPGSLVNGLQPLPAHQENGFSTKGPSGDKSLSRTPEALLPFAEAEAFLKKAVVQSPQITEVL; from the exons CTGTGGTCGCCAGGACCCCCCCAGAGCCAAGACCTTCTCCAGAAGGTGACCcttcccccccaccaccaccgaTGTCAGCCCTGGTCCCCGACACTCCCCCGGACACCCCTCCTGCCATGAAGAATGCCACTAGCTCTAAGCAGCTCCCACTGGAACCAGAGAGCCCCTCAGGGCAGGTCGGGCCTAGGCCAGCCCCCCCGCAGGAAGAGTCCCCTTCCTCTGAAGCAAAGAGCAGAGGACCCACCCCACCAGCCACGGGCCCACGGGATGCCAGACCTCCTCGAAGGAGCAGCCAGCCATCTCCAACAGCAGTGCCAGCCTCTGACAGCCCTCCCACCAAGCAAG AGGTGAAGAAGGCAGGAGAGAGACACAAGCTGGCAAAGGAGCGGCGAGAAGAGCGGGCCAAGTACCTGG CGGCCAAGAAGGCAGtgtggctggagaaggaggagaaggccaAGGCGCTGCGGGAGAAGCAGCTCCAGGAGCGCCGGCGCCGGCTGGAGGAGCAACGTCTTAAAGCTGAGCAACGCCGTGCAGCCCTGGAGGAACGGCAGCGGCAGAAGCTCGAGAAAAACAAG GAGCGCTATGAAGCAGCCATCCAACGGTCAGTGAAGAAGACATGGGCCGAAATCCGGCAGCAGCGCTGGTCCTGGGCAGGGGCCCTACACCACAGCTCTCCAGGACGTAAGACCA GTGGGAGCAGGTGCTCCGTGTCGGCAGTTAACCTGCCCAAACACGTGGACTCTATAATCAACAAGCGGCTCTCAAAGTCCTCTGCCACGCTCTGGAACTCCCCCAGTAGAA ATCGCAGCCTGCAGCTGAGCGCATGGGAGAGCAGCATCGTGGATCGTCTGATGACGCCCACCCTCTCCTTCCTTGCTCGGAGTCGCAGCGCGGTCACACTGCCCCGCAACGGCCGGGACCAGGGTAGGGGCCGCGACCCTGGGAGAGGCCCCACGTGGGGCCGGGCAGGGGCCAGCCTGGCGCGCGGGCCGCAACCCGACCGCACTCATCCCTCTGCAGCCGTGCCGGTGTGCCCGCGCTCGGCCTCCGCCAGCCCCCTGACGCCGTGCAGCGCCCCCCGAAGCGTGCACCGCTGCGCCCCCGCCGGTGAGCGCGGGGAGCGCCGCAAGCCCAGCGCCGGGGGCAGCCCCGCTCCGGTGCGCCGCCGGCCAGAGGCCTCGCCG GtgcagaaaaaggagaagaaggacaAAGAGCGGGAAAACGAGAAGGAGAAGAGTGCCCTAGCCCGGGAGCGCAGCCTCAAGAAGCGCCAGTCGCTGCCCGCCTCCCCGCGCGCCCGTCTCTCCGCCAGCACCGCCTCTGAGCTCAG ccCCAAATCCAAGGCCCGGCTATCCTCTCCCTCCACATCCTGGCACAGGCCtgcctccccctgccccagcccagggCCAGGCCACACTCTGCCTCCAAAGCCACCTTCCCCCCGAGGCACCACTGCATCCCCCAAGGGGCGGGTTCggaggaaggaggaggcaaaGGAGCGCCCCAGCGCCGCAGGGCCCGAGGACAAGGGTCAGAGCAAGCGCAGGGCCAGTGACGAGAAGGAGTCAGCACCCCCAGCCTCACCGGCACCTTCACCGGCGCCCTCGCCCACCCCAGCCCCGCCCCAGAAGGAGCAGCCCCCCGCGGAGACCCCTACAG ACGCTGCTCTCTTGACCTCACTCCCAGCCCCTGCTCCCCCGGTGACCCCTAGCAAACCAATGGCCGGCACCACAGACCGAGAAGAAGCCACTCGGCTCTTGGCTGAGAAGCGGCGCCAGGCCCGGGAGCAGCGGGAGCGCGAGGAGCAGGCGCGGAGGCTGCAGGCAGAAAGGGACAA GCGGATGCGAGAGGAGCAGCTGGCACGGGAGGCCGAGGCCCGGGCGGAGCGGGAGGCGGAGGCCCGGAGGCGGGAGGAGCAGGAGGCACGAGAGAAGGCGCAGGCCgagcaggaggagcaggagcGGCTGCAGAAGCAG AAAGAGGAGGCCGAAGCTCGGTCGCGGGAAGAGGCGGAGCGGCAGCGTCTGGAGCGGGAAAAGCACTTCcagcagcaggagcaggagcGGCAAGAGCGCAGAAAG CGTCTGGAGGAGATCATGAAGCGGACTCGGAAGTCGGAAGTTTCTGAAACTAAG AAGCAGGACAGCAAGGAGGCCAACGCCAACGGTTCCAGCCCAG AGCCTGTGAAAGCTGTGGAGGCTCGGCCCCCAGGGCTGCAGAAGGAGGCTGTGCAGAAAGAGGAGCCCACCCCACAGGAGCCTCAGTGGAG TCTCCCAAGCAAGGAGTTGCCAGGGTCCCTGGTGAATGGCCTGCAGCCTCTCCCAGCACACCAGGAGAATGGCTTCTCCACCAAGGGACCTTCTGGGGACAAGAGTCTGAGCCGAACACCAGAGGCACTCCTGCCCTTTGCAGAGGCAGAAGCCTTCCTCAAGAAAGCTGTGGTGCAGTCCCCGCAGATCACAG AGGTCCTTTAA
- the MAP7D1 gene encoding MAP7 domain-containing protein 1 isoform X6: MESGPRAELGAGAPPAVVARTPPEPRPSPEGDPSPPPPPMSALVPDTPPDTPPAMKNATSSKQLPLEPESPSGQVGPRPAPPQEESPSSEAKSRGPTPPATGPRDARPPRRSSQPSPTAVPASDSPPTKQEVKKAGERHKLAKERREERAKYLAAKKAVWLEKEEKAKALREKQLQERRRRLEEQRLKAEQRRAALEERQRQKLEKNKERYEAAIQRSVKKTWAEIRQQRWSWAGALHHSSPGRKTNRSLQLSAWESSIVDRLMTPTLSFLARSRSAVTLPRNGRDQGRGRDPGRGPTWGRAGASLARGPQPDRTHPSAAVPVCPRSASASPLTPCSAPRSVHRCAPAGERGERRKPSAGGSPAPVRRRPEASPVQKKEKKDKERENEKEKSALARERSLKKRQSLPASPRARLSASTASELSPKSKARLSSPSTSWHRPASPCPSPGPGHTLPPKPPSPRGTTASPKGRVRRKEEAKERPSAAGPEDKGQSKRRASDEKESAPPASPAPSPAPSPTPAPPQKEQPPAETPTDAALLTSLPAPAPPVTPSKPMAGTTDREEATRLLAEKRRQAREQREREEQARRLQAERDKRMREEQLAREAEARAEREAEARRREEQEAREKAQAEQEEQERLQKQKEEAEARSREEAERQRLEREKHFQQQEQERQERRKRLEEIMKRTRKSEVSETKKQDSKEANANGSSPEPVKAVEARPPGLQKEAVQKEEPTPQEPQWSLPSKELPGSLVNGLQPLPAHQENGFSTKGPSGDKSLSRTPEALLPFAEAEAFLKKAVVQSPQITEVL, from the exons CTGTGGTCGCCAGGACCCCCCCAGAGCCAAGACCTTCTCCAGAAGGTGACCcttcccccccaccaccaccgaTGTCAGCCCTGGTCCCCGACACTCCCCCGGACACCCCTCCTGCCATGAAGAATGCCACTAGCTCTAAGCAGCTCCCACTGGAACCAGAGAGCCCCTCAGGGCAGGTCGGGCCTAGGCCAGCCCCCCCGCAGGAAGAGTCCCCTTCCTCTGAAGCAAAGAGCAGAGGACCCACCCCACCAGCCACGGGCCCACGGGATGCCAGACCTCCTCGAAGGAGCAGCCAGCCATCTCCAACAGCAGTGCCAGCCTCTGACAGCCCTCCCACCAAGCAAG AGGTGAAGAAGGCAGGAGAGAGACACAAGCTGGCAAAGGAGCGGCGAGAAGAGCGGGCCAAGTACCTGG CGGCCAAGAAGGCAGtgtggctggagaaggaggagaaggccaAGGCGCTGCGGGAGAAGCAGCTCCAGGAGCGCCGGCGCCGGCTGGAGGAGCAACGTCTTAAAGCTGAGCAACGCCGTGCAGCCCTGGAGGAACGGCAGCGGCAGAAGCTCGAGAAAAACAAG GAGCGCTATGAAGCAGCCATCCAACGGTCAGTGAAGAAGACATGGGCCGAAATCCGGCAGCAGCGCTGGTCCTGGGCAGGGGCCCTACACCACAGCTCTCCAGGACGTAAGACCA ATCGCAGCCTGCAGCTGAGCGCATGGGAGAGCAGCATCGTGGATCGTCTGATGACGCCCACCCTCTCCTTCCTTGCTCGGAGTCGCAGCGCGGTCACACTGCCCCGCAACGGCCGGGACCAGGGTAGGGGCCGCGACCCTGGGAGAGGCCCCACGTGGGGCCGGGCAGGGGCCAGCCTGGCGCGCGGGCCGCAACCCGACCGCACTCATCCCTCTGCAGCCGTGCCGGTGTGCCCGCGCTCGGCCTCCGCCAGCCCCCTGACGCCGTGCAGCGCCCCCCGAAGCGTGCACCGCTGCGCCCCCGCCGGTGAGCGCGGGGAGCGCCGCAAGCCCAGCGCCGGGGGCAGCCCCGCTCCGGTGCGCCGCCGGCCAGAGGCCTCGCCG GtgcagaaaaaggagaagaaggacaAAGAGCGGGAAAACGAGAAGGAGAAGAGTGCCCTAGCCCGGGAGCGCAGCCTCAAGAAGCGCCAGTCGCTGCCCGCCTCCCCGCGCGCCCGTCTCTCCGCCAGCACCGCCTCTGAGCTCAG ccCCAAATCCAAGGCCCGGCTATCCTCTCCCTCCACATCCTGGCACAGGCCtgcctccccctgccccagcccagggCCAGGCCACACTCTGCCTCCAAAGCCACCTTCCCCCCGAGGCACCACTGCATCCCCCAAGGGGCGGGTTCggaggaaggaggaggcaaaGGAGCGCCCCAGCGCCGCAGGGCCCGAGGACAAGGGTCAGAGCAAGCGCAGGGCCAGTGACGAGAAGGAGTCAGCACCCCCAGCCTCACCGGCACCTTCACCGGCGCCCTCGCCCACCCCAGCCCCGCCCCAGAAGGAGCAGCCCCCCGCGGAGACCCCTACAG ACGCTGCTCTCTTGACCTCACTCCCAGCCCCTGCTCCCCCGGTGACCCCTAGCAAACCAATGGCCGGCACCACAGACCGAGAAGAAGCCACTCGGCTCTTGGCTGAGAAGCGGCGCCAGGCCCGGGAGCAGCGGGAGCGCGAGGAGCAGGCGCGGAGGCTGCAGGCAGAAAGGGACAA GCGGATGCGAGAGGAGCAGCTGGCACGGGAGGCCGAGGCCCGGGCGGAGCGGGAGGCGGAGGCCCGGAGGCGGGAGGAGCAGGAGGCACGAGAGAAGGCGCAGGCCgagcaggaggagcaggagcGGCTGCAGAAGCAG AAAGAGGAGGCCGAAGCTCGGTCGCGGGAAGAGGCGGAGCGGCAGCGTCTGGAGCGGGAAAAGCACTTCcagcagcaggagcaggagcGGCAAGAGCGCAGAAAG CGTCTGGAGGAGATCATGAAGCGGACTCGGAAGTCGGAAGTTTCTGAAACTAAG AAGCAGGACAGCAAGGAGGCCAACGCCAACGGTTCCAGCCCAG AGCCTGTGAAAGCTGTGGAGGCTCGGCCCCCAGGGCTGCAGAAGGAGGCTGTGCAGAAAGAGGAGCCCACCCCACAGGAGCCTCAGTGGAG TCTCCCAAGCAAGGAGTTGCCAGGGTCCCTGGTGAATGGCCTGCAGCCTCTCCCAGCACACCAGGAGAATGGCTTCTCCACCAAGGGACCTTCTGGGGACAAGAGTCTGAGCCGAACACCAGAGGCACTCCTGCCCTTTGCAGAGGCAGAAGCCTTCCTCAAGAAAGCTGTGGTGCAGTCCCCGCAGATCACAG AGGTCCTTTAA